Proteins encoded in a region of the Nicotiana tomentosiformis chromosome 9, ASM39032v3, whole genome shotgun sequence genome:
- the LOC104090935 gene encoding cullin-1 isoform X1: MNQRTTIDLDQGWQFMQRGITKLKNILEGLPEPQFSSEDYMMLYTTIYNMCTQKPPHDYSQQLYDKYRESFEEYITATVLPSLREKHDEFMLRELVKRWSNHKVMVRWLSRFFHYLDRYFIARRSLPGLNEVGLTCFRDLVYQELNGKVRDAVISLIDQEREGEQIDRALLKNVLDIFVEIGMGQMDYYENDFEAAMLKDTAAYYSRKASNWILEDSCPDYMLKAEECLKREKDRVSHYLHSSSETKLLEKVQHELLSVYATQLLEKEHSGCHALLRDDKVEDLSRMYRLFSKIPRGLDPVASIFKQHVTAEGTALVKQAEDAASNKKAEKRDVVGLQEQFQVFVRKVIELHDKYLAYVNNCFQNHTLFHKALKEAFEVFCNKGVAGSSSAELLATFCDNILKKGGSEKLSDEAIEETLEKVVKLLAYISDKDLFAEFYRKKLARRLLFDKSANDEHERSILTKLKQQCGGQFTSKMEGMVTDLTLARENQASFEEYLSNNPAANPGIDLTVTVLTTGFWPSYKSFDLNLPAEMVRCVEVFKEFYQTKTKHRKLTWIYSLGTCNINGKFEPKTIELVVTTYQASALLLFNASDRLSYQEIMTQLNLSDDDVVRLLHSLSCAKYKILFKEPSTKTISPTDVFEFNSRFADKMRRIKIPLPPVDEKKKVIEDVDKDRRYAIDASIVRIMKSRKVLGYQQLVMECVEQLGRMFKPDVKAIKKRIEDLITRDYLERDKDNPNLFKYLA, encoded by the exons ATGAATCAGCGTACCACAATCGATTTAGACCAGGGATGGCAATTCATGCAAAGGGGCATTACAAAGCTGAAAAACATTCTAGAAGGGCTGCCAGAGCCACAATTTAGCTCAGAGGACTATATGATGCTGTACAC GACAATTTACAATATGTGTACTCAGAAGCCTCCACATGATTACTCTCAACAGCTATATGACAAATATCGTGAATCTTTTGAAGAATATATCACAGCAACG GTATTGCCTTCTCTGAGAGAAAAACATGACGAGTTCATGTTGCGAGAGCTAGTAAAAAGGTGGTCAAACCATAAGGTTATGGTCAGATGGTTATCACGTTTCTTCCATTATCTTGACCGCTATTTCATTGCCCGGAGATCTCTGCCAGGGCTTAATGAAGTTGGACTAACTTGCTTCCGCGATCTG GTCTACCAAGAGTTGAATGGCAAAGTCAGGGATGCTGTCATATCTCTG ATTGATCAAGAGCGTGAGGGAGAGCAAATTGATAGAGCTCTACTGAAGAATGTGCTAGAcatatttgttgaaattggaaTGGGCCAAATGGATTATTATGAGAACGATTTTGAAGCTGCAATGCTCAAGGACACGGCGGCTTATTATTCTCGCAAAGCTTCTAACTGGATCCTTGAAGATTCATGTCCAGATTATATGCTGAAA GCCGAGGAGTGCCTGAAACGGGAGAAGGATAGGGTCTCTCATTATCTCCATTCAAGTAGTGAGACAAAGTTGCTAGAG aaagtacaacatgagttgTTGTCTGTGTATGCCACTCAACTTCTTGAGAAGGAGCACTCTGGATGCCATGCATTACTAAGAGATGATAAG GTCGAAGATTTATCAAGGATGTATAGGCTCTTTTCTAAGATTCCTCGAGGCTTAGACCCTGTGGCTAGTATATTTAAGCAG CATGTTACCGCTGAAGGTACAGCTTTGGTAAAACAGGCTGAAGATGCTGCTAGCAACAAAAAG GCAGAGAAGAGAGATGTGGTTGGTTTGCAGGAACAG TTTCAGGTTTTTGTTCGGAAAGTGATTGAGCTTCATGATAAATATTTGGCATATGTGAATAACTGTTTCCAAAACCACACACTTTTTCACAAG GCACTTAAAGAAGCTTTTGAAGTCTTCTGCAACAAGGGTGTTGCTGGTAGCTCAAGTGCTGAACTTCTTGCCACATTCTGCGACAACATTCTCAAAAAAGGTGGGAGTGAGAAATTGAGTGATGAAGCCATTGAAGAGACGCTGGAGAAG GTTGTAAAGCTGCTAGCATATATTAGTGATAAGGACTTGTTTGCAGAATTCTATAG GAAAAAGCTAGCCCGGCGGTTGTTATTTGATAAGAGTGCCAATGATGAACATGAGAGAAGTATCCTGACAAAGTTGAAGCAGCAGTGTGGGGGCCAGTTCACATCAAAGATGGAAGGAATG GTCACTGATTTGACATTGGCAAGAGAAAATCAAGCTAGCTTTGAGGAGTATTTGAGCAACAATCCAGCAGCCAATCCTGGAATTGACTTGACGGTGACTGTCTTGACTACTGGCTTCTGGCCCAGCTACAAGTCTTTTGATCTCAACCTCCCAGCAGAGATG GTTAGGTGCGTTGAAGTATTCAAGGAGTTCTATCAAACAAAAACGAAGCACAGGAAACTGACGTGGATATACTCTTTGGGCACTTGCAACATAAATGGAAAATTTGAGCCAAAGACTATTGAGCTCGTTGTCActacttatcag GCTTCTGCTCTGTTGCTATTTAATGCATCAGATAGATTGAGTTATCAGGAAATCATGACGCAACTAAACCTATCAGATGATGATGTTGTTCGGCTTCTTCATTCTCTTTCATGTGCGAAATATAAGATTCTATTCAAGGAGCCAAGCACCAAAACGATTTCTCCAACTGATGTCTTTGAGTTCAACTCAAGGTTCGCTGACAAAATGAGGAGGATCAAG ATACCTCTCCCGCCTGTGGATGAGAAGAAAAAGGTAATTGAAGATGTTGACAAGGATAGGCGGTATGCTATAGATGCTTCAATTGTGCGTATTATGAAGAGTCGTAAAGTATTGGGCTACCAGCAACTAGTCATGGAGTGTGTTGAGCAGTTGGGACGCATGTTCAAG CCTGACGTCAAAGCTATCAAGAAGAGAATTGAAGATTTGATAACTAGAGATTACCTAGAGAGAGACAAAGATAACCCGAACCTGTTCAAATACTTGGCATGA
- the LOC104090935 gene encoding cullin-1 isoform X2, with product MNQRTTIDLDQGWQFMQRGITKLKNILEGLPEPQFSSEDYMMLYTTIYNMCTQKPPHDYSQQLYDKYRESFEEYITATVLPSLREKHDEFMLRELVKRWSNHKVMVRWLSRFFHYLDRYFIARRSLPGLNEVGLTCFRDLVYQELNGKVRDAVISLIDQEREGEQIDRALLKNVLDIFVEIGMGQMDYYENDFEAAMLKDTAAYYSRKASNWILEDSCPDYMLKAEECLKREKDRVSHYLHSSSETKLLEKVQHELLSVYATQLLEKEHSGCHALLRDDKVEDLSRMYRLFSKIPRGLDPVASIFKQHVTAEGTALVKQAEDAASNKKAEKRDVVGLQEQVFVRKVIELHDKYLAYVNNCFQNHTLFHKALKEAFEVFCNKGVAGSSSAELLATFCDNILKKGGSEKLSDEAIEETLEKVVKLLAYISDKDLFAEFYRKKLARRLLFDKSANDEHERSILTKLKQQCGGQFTSKMEGMVTDLTLARENQASFEEYLSNNPAANPGIDLTVTVLTTGFWPSYKSFDLNLPAEMVRCVEVFKEFYQTKTKHRKLTWIYSLGTCNINGKFEPKTIELVVTTYQASALLLFNASDRLSYQEIMTQLNLSDDDVVRLLHSLSCAKYKILFKEPSTKTISPTDVFEFNSRFADKMRRIKIPLPPVDEKKKVIEDVDKDRRYAIDASIVRIMKSRKVLGYQQLVMECVEQLGRMFKPDVKAIKKRIEDLITRDYLERDKDNPNLFKYLA from the exons ATGAATCAGCGTACCACAATCGATTTAGACCAGGGATGGCAATTCATGCAAAGGGGCATTACAAAGCTGAAAAACATTCTAGAAGGGCTGCCAGAGCCACAATTTAGCTCAGAGGACTATATGATGCTGTACAC GACAATTTACAATATGTGTACTCAGAAGCCTCCACATGATTACTCTCAACAGCTATATGACAAATATCGTGAATCTTTTGAAGAATATATCACAGCAACG GTATTGCCTTCTCTGAGAGAAAAACATGACGAGTTCATGTTGCGAGAGCTAGTAAAAAGGTGGTCAAACCATAAGGTTATGGTCAGATGGTTATCACGTTTCTTCCATTATCTTGACCGCTATTTCATTGCCCGGAGATCTCTGCCAGGGCTTAATGAAGTTGGACTAACTTGCTTCCGCGATCTG GTCTACCAAGAGTTGAATGGCAAAGTCAGGGATGCTGTCATATCTCTG ATTGATCAAGAGCGTGAGGGAGAGCAAATTGATAGAGCTCTACTGAAGAATGTGCTAGAcatatttgttgaaattggaaTGGGCCAAATGGATTATTATGAGAACGATTTTGAAGCTGCAATGCTCAAGGACACGGCGGCTTATTATTCTCGCAAAGCTTCTAACTGGATCCTTGAAGATTCATGTCCAGATTATATGCTGAAA GCCGAGGAGTGCCTGAAACGGGAGAAGGATAGGGTCTCTCATTATCTCCATTCAAGTAGTGAGACAAAGTTGCTAGAG aaagtacaacatgagttgTTGTCTGTGTATGCCACTCAACTTCTTGAGAAGGAGCACTCTGGATGCCATGCATTACTAAGAGATGATAAG GTCGAAGATTTATCAAGGATGTATAGGCTCTTTTCTAAGATTCCTCGAGGCTTAGACCCTGTGGCTAGTATATTTAAGCAG CATGTTACCGCTGAAGGTACAGCTTTGGTAAAACAGGCTGAAGATGCTGCTAGCAACAAAAAG GCAGAGAAGAGAGATGTGGTTGGTTTGCAGGAACAG GTTTTTGTTCGGAAAGTGATTGAGCTTCATGATAAATATTTGGCATATGTGAATAACTGTTTCCAAAACCACACACTTTTTCACAAG GCACTTAAAGAAGCTTTTGAAGTCTTCTGCAACAAGGGTGTTGCTGGTAGCTCAAGTGCTGAACTTCTTGCCACATTCTGCGACAACATTCTCAAAAAAGGTGGGAGTGAGAAATTGAGTGATGAAGCCATTGAAGAGACGCTGGAGAAG GTTGTAAAGCTGCTAGCATATATTAGTGATAAGGACTTGTTTGCAGAATTCTATAG GAAAAAGCTAGCCCGGCGGTTGTTATTTGATAAGAGTGCCAATGATGAACATGAGAGAAGTATCCTGACAAAGTTGAAGCAGCAGTGTGGGGGCCAGTTCACATCAAAGATGGAAGGAATG GTCACTGATTTGACATTGGCAAGAGAAAATCAAGCTAGCTTTGAGGAGTATTTGAGCAACAATCCAGCAGCCAATCCTGGAATTGACTTGACGGTGACTGTCTTGACTACTGGCTTCTGGCCCAGCTACAAGTCTTTTGATCTCAACCTCCCAGCAGAGATG GTTAGGTGCGTTGAAGTATTCAAGGAGTTCTATCAAACAAAAACGAAGCACAGGAAACTGACGTGGATATACTCTTTGGGCACTTGCAACATAAATGGAAAATTTGAGCCAAAGACTATTGAGCTCGTTGTCActacttatcag GCTTCTGCTCTGTTGCTATTTAATGCATCAGATAGATTGAGTTATCAGGAAATCATGACGCAACTAAACCTATCAGATGATGATGTTGTTCGGCTTCTTCATTCTCTTTCATGTGCGAAATATAAGATTCTATTCAAGGAGCCAAGCACCAAAACGATTTCTCCAACTGATGTCTTTGAGTTCAACTCAAGGTTCGCTGACAAAATGAGGAGGATCAAG ATACCTCTCCCGCCTGTGGATGAGAAGAAAAAGGTAATTGAAGATGTTGACAAGGATAGGCGGTATGCTATAGATGCTTCAATTGTGCGTATTATGAAGAGTCGTAAAGTATTGGGCTACCAGCAACTAGTCATGGAGTGTGTTGAGCAGTTGGGACGCATGTTCAAG CCTGACGTCAAAGCTATCAAGAAGAGAATTGAAGATTTGATAACTAGAGATTACCTAGAGAGAGACAAAGATAACCCGAACCTGTTCAAATACTTGGCATGA